A window from Rana temporaria chromosome 8, aRanTem1.1, whole genome shotgun sequence encodes these proteins:
- the LOC120909198 gene encoding histone H2A type 1 produces MSGRGKQGGKVRAKAKTRSSRAGLQFPVGRVHRLLRKGNYAERVGAGAPVYLAAVLEYLTAEILELAGNAARDNKKTRIIPRHLQLAVRNDEELNKLLGGVTIAQGGVLPNIQAVLLPKKTESHKATKSK; encoded by the coding sequence ATGTCAGGACGCGGCAAACAAGGAGGCAAGGTTCGGGCTAAGGCCAAGACACGCTCATCCCGGGCTGGTCTGCAGTTCCCAGTCGGTCGTGTTCACCGTCTGCTCAGGAAGGGTAACTATGCCGAGCGGGTCGGGGCCGGAGCTCCAGTGTATCTGGCTGCCGTCCTCGAGTATCTCACGGCTGAGATCCTTGAGCTGGCCGGCAACGCCGCCCGCGACAACAAGAAGACCCGCATCATCCCCCGTCACCTCCAGCTGGCTGTCCGCAACGACGAGGAGCTCAACAAGCTGCTGGGCGGCGTCACCATCGCCCAGGGAGGAGTCCTGCCCAACATCCAGGCCGTGCTGCTGCCCAAGAAGACCGAGAGCCACAAGGCCACCAAATCCAAGTAA
- the LOC120909201 gene encoding histone H2B 1.1 gives MPEPAKSAPAPKKGSKKAVTKSQKKDGKKRRKSRKESYAIYVYKVLKQVHPDTGISSKAMGIMNSFVNDIFERIAGESSRLAHYNKRRTITSREIQTAVRLLLPGELAKHAVSEGTKAVTKYTSAK, from the coding sequence ATGCCTGAACCAGCCAAGTCCGCTCCGGCGCCCAAGAAGGGCTCCAAGAAAGCCGTGACCAAGAGCCAGAAGAAGGATGGCAAGAAACGGAGGAAGAGCAGGAAGGAGAGTTATGCCATCTACGTGTACAAGGTGCTCAAGCAGGTCCACCCCGACACCGGCATCTCCTCCAAGGCCATGGGCATCATGAACTCCTTTGTCAATGACATCTTCGAGCGCATCGCCGGAGAATCTTCCCGCCTGGCTCATTACAACAAGCGCCGCACCATCACCTCCCGGGAGATCCAGACCGCCGTCCGCCTCCTCCTGCCCGGAGAGCTGGCCAAGCACGCCGTCTCCGAGGGCACCAAGGCCGTCACCAAGTACACCAGCGCCAAGTaa
- the LOC120909204 gene encoding histone H4, with translation MSGRGKGGKGLGKGGAKRHRKVLRDNIQGITKPAIRRLARRGGVKRISGLIYEETRGVLKVFLENVIRDAVTYTEHAKRKTVTAMDVVYALKRQGRTLYGFGG, from the coding sequence ATGTCTGGTCGCGGTAAAGGAGGGAAGGGTCTGGGGAAAGGAGGCGCTAAGCGGCACAGGAAGGTGCTCCGGGACAACATCCAGGGCATCACCAAACCCGCCATCCGACGTTTGGCCCGCAGAGGGGGTGTCAAGCGCATCTCCGGACTCATCTATGAGGAGACCCGCGGAGTGCTTAAGGTTTTCCTGGAGAATGTCATCCGCGATGCCGTCACCTACACCGAGCATGCCAAGAGGAAGACGGTCACCGCcatggatgtcgtctatgctctcAAACGCCAGGGGCGCACTCTCTACGGATTCGGAGGCTAA